From the genome of Methanofastidiosum sp.:
TTGCATGTCCATGTATATTTTATTAGCTTTTTTACCTATTTTTTCTTCAAGGATAGATATAAATCTTTCTAGTTTTACCGGCTGATTATTTCCTATGTTGTATATCTTGTATGGAGCAAAACTTGTACTTATATCATCCTTTGTTTCATCCCAATCTGGATTAGGTTTGGGAATAACATCTAATAATTTAGATATCCCTTCAACTATATCATCTATATATGTAAAATCTCTTTCCATATTTCCATGGTTAAATACTTTAATAGGGTTTCCTTCTATTATATTTTTTGTAAATGAAAAATAAGCCATGTCGGGTCTTCCCCAAGGACCATATACTGTGAAAAATCTTAGCCCTGTTGTAGGTATACCATAGAGATGACTATATGTATGGGCCATTAACTCATTTGATTTCTTTGTTGCAGCATATAAACTCACTGGATGGTCTACGTTATGATTTGTTGAAAAAGGTACTACTTTATTGCCTCCATATACAGAGCTTGAAGAAGCATAAAGTAAATGTTTTACTGGATAGTTTCTACAAGCTTCAAGAATATTCATGAATCCAACTAAATTTGAATCCACATAAGTATATGGATTTTTTATTGAGTATCTAACTCCAGCTTGAGCTGCTAGGTTAATTACATACTCTGGTCTATATGTTTCGAATATTTTATCTACTTCTGCTTTGTCTTTAAGATCTACTTTGTGGAATATAAAGTTGTTGTCTTGTTTAAGTATCGTTAATCGATCTTCTTTTAGTTTTGGGTTATAATAGTCATTAAGATTATCGATTCCTATTATTTCATAATCTTCATCTAGTAGTAAATTAGATAAGTGAAAACCTATGAAACCAGTAGCACCGGTAATTAAAATCTTTAAATTTTTATTCATCTCCATATATAAAACTCCTTTAAAAATAATAAGTTATGTCAGATAAGACCCTAATTTCAATGGTTATCAAATCTTAAAATACTTGGTATAAAAAGATTTGAGAAAAAAGAAGGATTCCCTCCCCTTGGTGTCGTAGGTAGTAGTTGAGAAACCATAACCCTAAAACCCACAAAGGAGGGAATCCTAGGTTATATTTCGACAACCACTACGCAATTTCCTTCTAGGTTTTTTACTGAACTTTTGCTCAAAAATTTTTCTTGTTGCCTCAAAACATTTTAATTTAAAGTTGATATTGAACCTTATACTGATAAGCCTCCAGGCTATAAAACTCTATCTCCTCTCAAAGACCATTTACCTGTTGTTGAGGAAAAAAGAGTTAAAAAAGATTTTAAATTAATCCTTTCTGAAGCTCGTGCTAAAGGGGATTCCATTTCTCCTGTTAGACGCATTAAGCCTCTTAACGTGGATGTCGATGAATGCCCTGTATGTGGTGCTCCTGCAGCTATTTATGCAGTTTCGGTAAAGATCCTGAAGGTTATCAGAAACTCCAGTGCAAGGTCTGTAAACACCAGTGGGCACCTGAAAAGCCTGTTCCTAAAAAGAAATACCCTACTTATCGCTGCCCTTTCTGTGGTTATGCTTTATCCCAGGATAAACGCAGGAAAAATTTCTTGATTTTTAAGTGCCGTAATGATAACTGTCCTAAATGGGTTAAACAGCACCGTAGATATCGCTTCAGAGCCTTTGATTTCGACCCTGAGAAGCTTAAATGTGCTTCCCCGACTAATTGCACCGGTCAACCTTGCTAAAAGCCATTTCGGGCCATTTCTGATTGCTCAGGCTGTTAATTTGTATATCAGCCTCGGGTTGTCTTTAAGACAGGCTGCTTTTGCTATAAAGCAGTTCTGGCAGGTTCGGGTCTCCTATGAAACTATTCAATCCTGGGTGGTTTCTTTGGCTGCTTATCTTGCTCCT
Proteins encoded in this window:
- a CDS encoding NAD-dependent epimerase, translated to MNKNLKILITGATGFIGFHLSNLLLDEDYEIIGIDNLNDYYNPKLKEDRLTILKQDNNFIFHKVDLKDKAEVDKIFETYRPEYVINLAAQAGVRYSIKNPYTYVDSNLVGFMNILEACRNYPVKHLLYASSSSVYGGNKVVPFSTNHNVDHPVSLYAATKKSNELMAHTYSHLYGIPTTGLRFFTVYGPWGRPDMAYFSFTKNIIEGNPIKVFNHGNMERDFTYIDDIVEGISKLLDVIPKPNPDWDETKDDISTSFAPYKIYNIGNNQPVKLERFISILEEKIGKKANKIYMDMQPGDVLRTYADVSDLERDIGFKPSTSIEEGLGKFVDWYKEYYNVKL